The sequence TTTACTAAAATTCTTATTAGATTTAAAACCTAAGTATATTTGGCGAAAAAGCCAAAAAAAGAAAAGAAAGGATCCAATAATTCCCCATCCTGTAAGAAAGTAAAAATAGACACTATGAGTAGTTGTTGTAGATCTTAGGTCTAAAGCTAAAGGATGATTAGGATCTATTTTAATACAATATCTAGGATAATAGTATATAAATTGACCAGGCCCTACCCCAAAGAAGAGATTATCTTTT is a genomic window of Dictyoglomus sp. containing:
- a CDS encoding O-antigen ligase domain-containing protein, whose product is KDNLFFGVGPGQFIYYYPRYCIKIDPNHPLALDLRSTTTTHSVYFYFLTGWGIIGSFLFFFWLFRQIYLGFKSNKNFSKILILSMIMTFIGHGLVDDIFTVHVPLLIGMLRNQNLYET